From the Rhodospirillales bacterium RIFCSPLOWO2_02_FULL_58_16 genome, the window TCGCCGGCGACAGATATTTGGAGAAGGCGTCGCGGGTCTGGCGGCGCTGGGCCTCTTCCCTGGCGTAGCTGGTGTAGGTCATCAGGATATAAAGGCCGAGAATGGAGATAATGGCGAAGCCGGCGTCAAACAGAATCCGCTTTTCGCTGAAAAAATACCAGGACGCGCCTGCGGCGCCGCTTGCCAGAACCAGAAGCAACATCAACGTCCACTTGGCGCCCAGCCGTGGCACCAGCCACACCATCAGCAAACCGCCGAAGACGATGAGGATCAACTCGGCGCCGTTGGTGAAGTTGGGCCTGGACAGGTATTGGCCGGTCAGCGCCGCCTCGATCAACTGGACATGGACTTCCACGCCGGGAATCACCGGATCAACCGGCGTCGCCCGGATATCCAGCAATCCCACCGCCGAGGTGCCGATAATGGTCATCTTGCCCTTGATCAACGCCGGGTCGGCGGTTCCGGCAAGGATTTCGCGGGCGGAAACATACTTGGCCTTGTCGCTTTTCGAGAAATAGGGCCAGACGCGCCCCTCTTTATCCGTGGGCAGGGATAATCCGTCAGGAGGAAAGGCCTTTTTTGACGCGACCTTGACATCCTTCACGCCGATGTCGCTGGCCTCAACGAGGATAGTCTGGCTCTGAAAGGCCAGACGCAACATCTCGACGGCAAGAGACGGATAAAGGTTGTCGTCATAATTGAAAAGTGTCGGCACCCGCCTGACGATGCCGTCCGGCTCCGGCACCAGCGAGAAAATGCCGTGACCGCCGGAGCGCGCCTTGGCCGCCGCTTCCTCGATCACCGGCACGTTGCGGACCAGGGACTTGAACCTGGGAAGAAAGTTATTGGGGCTTTTGCCTTTGACGGCGACCGACTTCTTCACCGGCGGCCCGGCCTTGATTTTTCTTTCCTCCCAATAGCCGGCCTGCCCCAGCACCACCCGGCTTTCCTTGATTACGTCGGCAAAGGCCTGATCGTTGCCTTTCAGCGAGCGCAATTTATCCCTGGTCTGATCGTCCAGCCCATAAACGGCGTCGGCGACATCGGACGGATTCATCCTGTCAGGCTCGGCAAAAACAATGTCGAAAGCGACGATGGCGGCGCCCATTTGCATCAGGTTGGCGACAAGCCGGGAGACAACATTGCGCGGCCACGGCCATTGCCCGATCTCGGCCAGGCTGTCCTCGTCAAGGTCGATGATGGTCACCGGCTTTTGCGCCGGCGGCGGAATCTCGCGGGGCTTCAGCTTCTGATAGAAATCAAACGTCTTGAGACGCAGGTAATCGACCGGATAGGGGTTGGAAACATACAGAAAAACGAACCCGGCGAGCAGGGCCAACGCCATCAGCCGGTCAACGCCGAAAGCCTTTCGCAGGAATTTGCCGATTCTAGCCATTACCAAAAGCCATTTCTAATCTCTTGTTACAGCCATGCCCGAATATCGCCTTGTTCAACACGCGCCCCGTGAGCACGAACGGTTTCTTTTCCTGCCAACCTAATCAACATATCCCCACGCATGAGGAGTTTCTCAGCCCCGATTTCGTCGAGGATGATTTTTGATTCCTGGCTTTTTTGAACTGTTAAGGCGATCCGGCTTGGCACATTTGTCCTAAGTATCCCTGTGAAAGTCTTTGCATCCGGGCGCTGGGTAGCAAGAACAAGGTGAATGCCAACAAATCTTGCTTTTTGAGCCAGCCGATCAAGAACTCCCTCCACTTCTGGCCGTTGCATCAGCAAGTCTGCCAACTCATCAATAACAACCACAATACTCGGTAGATCAGAGCCTTTCTTTTGAGCCTCACTGAGTTTCTTCACGCCAAGTTTCGCAAACTCTTTTTGCCTTCGCTCCATTTCGTTAATCAGCCCAGAGAGTGCCTCAGCACTATCGGCAACATCCTTTACTACACTCCCACCC encodes:
- a CDS encoding adenylate cyclase, coding for MARIGKFLRKAFGVDRLMALALLAGFVFLYVSNPYPVDYLRLKTFDFYQKLKPREIPPPAQKPVTIIDLDEDSLAEIGQWPWPRNVVSRLVANLMQMGAAIVAFDIVFAEPDRMNPSDVADAVYGLDDQTRDKLRSLKGNDQAFADVIKESRVVLGQAGYWEERKIKAGPPVKKSVAVKGKSPNNFLPRFKSLVRNVPVIEEAAAKARSGGHGIFSLVPEPDGIVRRVPTLFNYDDNLYPSLAVEMLRLAFQSQTILVEASDIGVKDVKVASKKAFPPDGLSLPTDKEGRVWPYFSKSDKAKYVSAREILAGTADPALIKGKMTIIGTSAVGLLDIRATPVDPVIPGVEVHVQLIEAALTGQYLSRPNFTNGAELILIVFGGLLMVWLVPRLGAKWTLMLLLVLASGAAGASWYFFSEKRILFDAGFAIISILGLYILMTYTSYAREEAQRRQTRDAFSKYLSPAMVEKVAGDPSQLKLGGDKRDMTLLFCDVRGFTTISEQFDAVGLTALINKLLTPLTNVILSNQGTVDKYMGDCIMAFWNAPLDDAKHARNGCLSALGMLAAMGPLNTRLEAEAKAEGRKHIPLKVGAGLNSGECVVGNMGSDQRFDYSVLGDTVNLASRLEGQSKSYGVDIVIGNATRDRAPEMASIELDFIQVKGKTTGIHIFALMGDETVAGQKEFQALKFATEKMIKCYRAQDWTNARECLELCRGLVGNFKISGLYDLYEERIAEYEKNPPPADWNGVFIATSK